Below is a genomic region from Schistocerca americana isolate TAMUIC-IGC-003095 chromosome 1, iqSchAmer2.1, whole genome shotgun sequence.
GGGGGGACCTAGGATGCTGTTTTCtaggatagctagacaacatacaagcaaatcatattaatggagtttattacagtaattgaattgacaatacttaactttcatatCGTCGGTGAAGGAACAATACCGCGTAAGTAGCAAAATAAGAATTTTACACAAGAGACTAGAAACTGTCTAAAATGCCTAATACATTTCACAGCGGCGCTAAATTTGCATCGTAGCACTACAAGGAAACATTGGATCAAATGAAAATGTGAAACAACAAAAATAGGTTTTAGAAAACTTAATTACGGCACATCCGCGGAATTGTCTCGGTATTTATGCCATGATCTGTTACTTAACGGGGTATTTGTTTGTCAGTCTCCCTTCACGACTTGACACATTTACGTTGGTATCTGGTGCTGAGAAAGCTGGTAAGAACACCTTTTggagcattaattattttttattgaaaGACTTCATAGAAACACTTTAAATAAAATACTGTTTACATAGTTCCGATAATGTCTGCACATTGCTTCAAGAAAAATCCTAAACGTCACTCAAAGGAGCAACAGAGAATTACACAGCATTGATACTCGTCACACAGTTACCTTCACGATAATTTTCGTTCATAAGGAATGTTGTCATAATAACTATGACAATCTTTAGGAAGAACAGATTTAAGTTGTTGTAAATGCTCCcatttggatttcttgattttcagTCTTTCCTTGTATAGTTTTGGGAAGCAAACATCTCCAAGAATTTTCCTCGGACGCCTCGGTAATTCTTGCCACACCTCGTTGAAAGAAAAATAATACCATTTTGGCGGTACTGTAGCGCCCTCAGATCGGTAACTGTAGGCTCATTTTTTACAGCTCTTCCAGCCTAATTGAGTCGTACAGCCACAAACTTTCCTCTGCGTAGTTGATGAAAGAGGAATAATCCAGGTAATAGACTTCGTATGGATGTGGCTTTTTTCTCGCTTCTTTAGATATCATAGCGTATTGGCTAGTTTAAGCTTCCACTCAATGGAACTGTGAACTGAGTCACATTCCATCTGCGTATGGCCTTTCTCCAAAAACTTTTGTGTAACCAATACTCCAGTACCAACTGCTAATCTTAAAAGAGCATTTGATAATATCACATTTCTATTCTGATATGTGCAGCCGTCAGAATACAGAATGACTTGAATGGGATTTTACTTAATCGTTCTGGACAGGGTGTCCACGATGCATGAGGCAAAACATGATGCAACCAAATCACCTTGCGTTTCATCGAACCAATAACATACTGCATCACGACTTTGTAAATTATACATTGTACAGTTATAAACAGCcaactttgttttataataaactgcacttgcactTAAAAATGGGGCTACTTTCACGGCCTGTAAGTCCATGGTGTACACTGAGCAGAGCTTCTGCTGGGGATTTTTCTTGTCAGTATCTTTTTGCATCCTTGCCTGCTCTTTCCgttctgtgtgttgcttccacaTGTCTTCACACAACTTACCAAGCCTGCAACTATAACACAAGTCGCACTGGTCTCTCTTGGGGGAAAACAAGCTAATATCACCATCTTCCAAAATCAAGTGAAGGGTAGCCAGACTTAATGGTGAAACCTTCTCCGCATGACATTTTTCCATATAGAGTCTACACAGTTTTTTGGATTGCAGAACAGGCTTAAGGTACAACTTCGATGAGGATTTCCTGCAGTAATGCGACGGAAGTTTCGGAAGAGACTCCAGGAATTCTTTCATGAAGGTTCTCTCATCTTCCTTCTTCGTCTGTTTGATTCGAGGTCGTGACGATTCTGTATCAGGACTCATCCCATGTGTGGAATTACCCATCCTATATCGAACAGTCCATTCTTTAATCCCAAGAGAATTGAGAAATATCTTGTTGCATACTTTATGTTTCCCCATCTCATTTATCAAATGATAAATGAGCGGCCCTTTTCTCCTGGATTCGCCGGTGTTCTTCCCTGGACGTTTGGTTGGAATTGTGTCCACAAGGTTGGTAACGTAAACCTTCCTCTGACCCCACGACATCGTTTCccaaaatgtgttaaatactgCCTGCCTATCATCAATagaaaactgatgacacttccTTTGAACGGATTTCTGGCACATCTTCGATGTACATGTTGGACCTAATTTTCGTGCCCCTCTTGGAGTATCATGAGTGATTTTACCAATTCGACTTCTTCTGTATACAATATACGCCTGTCCACGCATTCTCATAATTTTATTGGCAATTTTCTTCCAATCTTCAGGATGTGGTTTAGACTTCCTTTTCCAGTAACTGCTTACGTCACCATAAAATTCTTGTCAGCATCATTATTGCTCCCGTGATCTTCCGATAATTTATCCAGAGTGTTTGGCAAACAATGAGCACCATCGCATAGGAATGAGTGTGAAATACTGTCGTCTCTAGTGGAAACTGTGACTGTAGTTTCATTTTGAGCTTTGTTGGTTACAGCCACTGAAGTTTCTAGAaggtaaaaaaattataaattaattttaGCAGACAAAGATGAGTTCAAATTCATATTTTTATGAGAACGACGGCGTCAGTAATATTATTAACAATAAGCCCAATAAAATTTACCTGTGTCATTAGATGTTGCAGGAACAGTAACCGAGAACCCCATATACGAAATTAATTCATCTTCGGTAAATGTAACTTCAGCGTTACGACTTTTCTCGCCTGTTGTTTGTTCTACATTTACGGGAGATCCTACAAGAAAGCGGACAGTCTAgaaatctttggcagaaatgaatAAAGCACAGAACGAGTGAAGTGGGGGCGTTCCGATTTATATCACAATAAGACACCTTACGGTGCTACTAACATTCAAATGTgaataataaaacatttttcttacCGCTGTCAGTCACTCTCAGCTTTCATAAGCTGATTTCAGTtgagaaacaatttcttcttcGGTAAAAAGTTCGTCATCTATATCGCTGTCCATTATGACGAATGAAGCTACAAGCATGGAACCACTTGCGAGCACTGTTGAATACTTAATACGGCAGTAACAATATGTCGTCATCTATATCACTGTCCATTATGACGAATGAAGCTACAAGCATGGAACCACTTTCGAGTACTGTTGAATACTTAATACGGCAATAACAATGTGCTGTGGCTGCGTGCGCTTTTGTATTTACGCGGTATTGTTTACAGTATCCATAGATTATAGATACACGGTATTTAATTCTCTACAGCTCCGCGGTATTACCATCTATTTATTTGCTGTGTCCCATTCGCGGTATTGTTTTAGACCATTTTTTcatggtaaataattaaaaattcggcATTATGGCGTTAATAGCAGATGCGCGTAGGGTCAACGGCATCATCTgactgaaaaacgaaaaatcgGCTGTTTGTCAGTTACGCGGTATAGTTCCTTCATCGACGATATGTACAAGGTGgcgtcgcaagcaattggcgacatgcaaataatcaatgtccttagaaatacacaatttccatgcaagtaatTGACATGGATCACAAGTCAGAGCTCctctagtgcggctcttctagtgtGACTCTTCTAATCCTCTTTTCTAGTGCAGGCGAAGCTATGTGGtgcgtcgcttttattctcttcgtgaaGAGGCCGCTCCTGTTGTGATGATGTCCTAGCCAGcatgctattggctgacatcgtctcacagccctcgTTCTTGACCTTCGTGCAGGCGCTTGTCGTTTCGCCAGAACATTCCTCCCCTCATCCCCAAAGCGACGGATCGTCATCGTGTAGGGAGTGCGAAAATGGCAAGAGAGGCAGGAATGTGGGTGCTgtgctggaccggaagctgtgacTACAGGGGACGTCAAGTTTTTAGTCGTACCCTCCTGATGCCATGAACCAAATGAAGAAGGCGgtgactgctgcggtgtgggcgggtccagctccatcggtaggacgagagaagGCGCAGGAGGTGAAGGCTCCGTCTCCCTGGGGTCATCCTGCAGTgttgtgatgacaccctctggcagaTGCTGTGGCTGTGCTGTCCTCAGGATCCGTGATCTGGGGGAAGAGACAATGAAAGAGCATCATGCATGTGACAGAGATGAAGTTGATTTTGATATGTCGGTGCTGCAAGCTATCTGGACCTGAAACAAGATACAAGCAAGCGCCAAGTTGATGGAcaatctcgcctcgcgcccacagtCTGCTGCcattaaaaaccctgtaaaagacaatgtcATGCGACGTGAagtgatacttgcggccttccttcggcggcAGATGCTGAGGTGGGTGGAGCAGATGGAGCAGTGTCCGACGGTGGCGGCTGCGAAGCAATTCCGTCGGCGATGGTCCGTCTAGTTGGTGCGAAcggtaggaggcgagaaacagttgcaatgcttgatccctggtgtgtgcggtgcgaagtttggcTGTGGATGGAATGGAGCATTAGTTAGATGCCGTATGCCATTGCGTTGACAGAATGTTTCAGATTAATTTGACGAGATCCGAGGCGtattgtccgacactatgacttcaggtaagTCTCTgaagcaaaaaatagaggacaacacctgaattgtgctatgtgACGTTGTCGATTTCAATGTCACAGCAGAAGGAAGCTTGCTATACGAATCAACCACAATCGACAAACGattgttccaaaaaggtcctgcaaagtctgTGTACACACGTTGCCTTGGTacctgcgacttaggccaagcagagaatttttgtggcgaagCGGGCTGATTTTCATCATCCGCGTGACACTATGACATCATCCattctatttgggcgtccataccctgTGAAGTACAGTGTCGATGCACTAACTGTTTTGTACGAACAAaccccccagtgtccttggtgaagtaactgcaacacttctttttgcaaagctttagggatcaacacacgtgactgtccactgtcattctgaacaagaatcgCACCGATCTGtgtagcgaggctatgccgacgtgtaaagcatcggcgcactacagagttgtTTATGCTATGtaatgaacgaggccaagatgtgcgaattatgttagcaaaatgttcaactctgaatcagcttccatggccttcctatagttcagcggaaaggattgaagcaattcagaatcctgagaatcgatgtgacaacaagatgcgtcaaagtctgtatcggGGTCAaccggaagacgtgaaagtgcgtccgcattaccatgttgagccgtcggacaatacacaatctcatactggtattgagacaacaataaagcctatctttgcaatttttgggcagttcgcacAGGAACCGGTTTcgccggatgaaacaaggactgcaaaggcttgtgatccgttaccaagcagaattttctgccatacaaatagtggtagaATTTGGTGACTCCATACACAATAGTCAAAatctctttctcaatttgtgaatagttacactgaactTTGGACAGCACTTTTGATacgaaagcaataggtctgtctttagcaccaattctgtgcgaaagcactgcaccgattccgtaagaggaagcgtcaacttgcaatacaactggtttgtcagaatcaaagtgaactaagcatcgatcactaacaataagcaatgcatctttaagatTTTGAAaggctacttggcactcatctgtccaaacaaaggagaCATTCTTTCGACACAAGCCATGCAATGGAACCGCGATTTGttcagcattcggtatgaaccgaatatgatggtttattttccctaaaactgacagCAATTCTATGACATTGCAAGGAATTGGCAAATCACGTATGACTAACAAATGCGACCGAAGATGGTGTAcactgactgtttatgacatgaccaagatactgcaactcttGATTAAAGAAATTTTACTTGTCCAGTCTACAGTTTAGTTCAGCATCAGACAACACACGAAACAAAGaatgtaaatttgcaatatgttctacaagtgtacgacctgctacgacaatatcgtccaaatagaacagtttggcacttgtgcagtcagctgttccaaataccattgtAAAATGGcgagtgcggaagcactgccaaaaggcaagcgcaaatattttaaaaaagtccAAATAAGTATTTACGACACAcattttttgagattcttcatcaagtggtatttgaagatacgcatcgcgtaaatcagtttttgaaaagtagcaacCGGCGCCTAATCTATCCAGGAGATCCTCTGAGTGTGGCAATGGATAagcatcaatcacagtttgtgggttgactgaaGACTTAAACTCAACACAGAGGCGAAAACgatctgaaggtttggggagcaaaaccggtgtacttgcccattgactagcttgcatgggcgcaatagctccgctatcttgcaattctttaagttcagcctcGTCCTtgtcctacagggtgtttcaaaaatgactggtatatttgaaacggcaataaaaactaaacgagcagcgatagaaatacaccgtttgttgcaatatgcttgggacaacagtacattttcaggcggacaaactttcgaaattacagtagttacaattttcaacaacagatggcgctgcaagtgatgtgaaagatatagaagacaacgcagtctgtgggtgcgccattctgtacgtcgtctttctgctgtaagcgtgtgctgttcacaacgtgcaagtgtgctgtagacaacatgctttattccttagaacagaggatttttctggtgttggaattccaccgcctagaacacagtgttgttgcaacaagatgaagttttcaacggaggtttaatgtaaccaaagggccgaaaagcgatacaacaaaggatctgtttgaaaaatttcaacggactgggaacatgacggatgaacgtgctggaaaggtagggcaaccgcgtacggcaaccacagagggcaacgcgcagctagtgcagcaggtgatccaacagcggccttgggtttccgtttgccgtgttgcagctgcggtccaaatgacgccaacgtccacatatcgtctcatgcgccagggtttacacctctatccatacaaaattcaaacgcggcaacccctcagcgccgctaccattgctgcacgagagacattcgctaacgatatagtgcacaggattgatgacggtgatatgcatgtgggcagcatttggtttactgacgaagcttatttttacctggacggcttcgtcaataaacagaactggcgcatatggggaaccgaaaagccccatgttgcagtcccatcgtccctgcatcctcaaaaagtactggtctgggccgccatttcttccaaaggaatcattggcccatttttcggatccgaaacgattactgcatcacgctatctggacattcttcgtgaatttgtggcagtacaaactgccttagacgacactgcgaacacctcgtggtttatgcaagatggtgcccggccacatcgcacggccgacgtctttaatttcctgaatgaatatttcgatgatcgtgtgattgctttgggctatccgaaacatacaggaggcggcgtggattggcctccctattcgccagacatgaacccctgtgacttctttctgtggggacacttgaaagaccaggtgtaccgccagaatccagaaacaattgaacagctgaagcagtacatctcatctgcatgtgaagccattccgccagacacgttgtcaaaggtttcgggtaatttcattcagagactacgccatattattgctacgcatggtggatatgtggaaaatatcgtactatagagtttcccagaccgcagcgccatctgttgttgaaaattgtaactactgtaatttcgaaagtttgtctgcctgaaaatgtactgttgtcccaagcatattgcaacaaacggtgtatttctatcgctgctcgtttagtttttattgccgtttcaaatataccggtcatttttgaaacaccctgtataatgcaatgGGAATAGTTCTATCCcagcaaaattttggctgagcattgtccgtcagagtaatatgtgcaacaaaattattaGCCTTGCCTAAAACTTCAGcaaagagttccgggaattcttttagcaagctagctacactgtcttgtgCATTGAATgaaacactgacaacacattgtcctgaatgttaaagcgaAAACGAATCAAATGAATCAagtccaaatatgttctcacaatcgcgttgattgtagcactgtaaaaatCACTGTTCGCGTATGCGAGCCATACATGGCAGGCAACGTACAATTTCCGaaaatgggaatgtcttgtccattgtaAGCTGTCAGTTACATGTTAGTGttagacaggtgtggggagcctaacagttcatatgtgtgacgatttagcaatgtgacagaggcatccgtgtccaactgaaatttcccgCCTTTCCCACAatgaagtaaatgaacaaaaagtttgttggactggcgtatcactgaagaaactgcttgTGTGCCAGTTTTGCAAATGCCCGTTGCAGCTTTGAATATACTGCACTAacgacatgggccttgtgactagatttttgtgagtgggccgaattcttatgtttgttccgttgcaaacatacggattgtacatgtcctttgctaccacaagcgtaacactgagcttgtcgggaagggcagtcttggcatttgtgccaTCAATAACatcgagggcaagacttaattctgtgtagccgcctgtttagcgagctGAATTTGGCGTGGAGGGTTGTTTACTTGGTGTGGCGAGCGCAAGCTGCCACTGAATGGGCCAATCGCGAGCAAgggactcaacctgacaaattgcTGGCTGGTCAAATTTAACGGCTGACAGGGCACCTGTatcatactgatctagtatttgcactaactgctgaaatgatggattggaCTGTTCCAGAATCTGTTCTCCGAATTTGACATCAGGTACTTTGTATACGATCAATCTGAATAGAAAGCactacaagcacatttgaatttgcatttccttgtcatatcgtgcaaatctgttacccacttgtgataagtttgttctgaccgttttttacaattaaaaaatagatacctagctgctaccacattcacttgtcgaTCATAATAGTTAGCTAGCGAATCCACAACCTGTTCATACAAAAGTTCGcttggagtggcgttaggaaaCAACTTCTGAGTTAAACGGAACACTGCATTCCCTACCTTGGATAATAGATAGGGAAGTTGTTGcagccactcgagccattcctcttgttcaaaaaactggcgaaaaggcggtatagCAGGTGGTGCTTGTTCCTTCGGGCGCACAGCGTTGGCCAGTAGCCGCTGCACCGTGTTGAGCAGGGTAGAGATTTGctgcgtctggaactgaaacatctgcattagctgtgttgcatctaacaCAGGCAGCTGTGGCGACAGAGCAGGGGTGGGATAGCTTTTGCAATAGTACACATAAACGAACTGTTGGAGAACTGAATTTTACGTTCTGAAAAATTATGGGATCTCTATAGAaacaaaattttcacataaaactaatTTCCAGGGTTTAAACTTGCATATGAAAACTGAACTCGATATCGAGGAAAAGAAAGGCTGCAAAATTAATATTCAGTACTCAGTTCTACATCTTTCTTTACCACCACTTGgaacacatttaattttaagtaactttttaagtactgggtgatcaaaaagtcagtataaatttgaaaactgaataaatcacggaataatgtagatggagaggtacaaattgacgcacatgcttggaatgacatggggttttattagaaccaaaataatacataagttcaaaaaatgtccgacagatgctaattcatctgatcagaatagcaataattagcataacaaagtaagacaaagcaaagacgatgttctttacaggaaatgctcaatatgtccaccatcatccctaaacaatagctgtagtcgaggaataatgttgtgaacagcactgtaaagcatgtccggagttatggggggacat
It encodes:
- the LOC124547424 gene encoding uncharacterized protein LOC124547424; amino-acid sequence: MRMRGQAYIVYRRSRIGKITHDTPRGARKLGPTCTSKMCQKSVQRKCHQFSIDDRQAVFNTFWETMSWGQRKVYVTNLVDTIPTKRPGKNTGESRRKGPLIYHLINEMGKHKVCNKIFLNSLGIKEWTVRYRMGNSTHGMSPDTESSRPRIKQTKKEDERTFMKEFLESLPKLPSHYCRKSSSKLYLKPVLQSKKLCRLYMEKCHAEKVSPLSLATLHLILEDGDISLFSPKRDQCDLCYSCRLGKLCEDMWKQHTERKEQARMQKDTDKKNPQQKLCSVYTMDLQAVKVAPFLSASAVYYKTKLAVYNCTMYNLQSRDAVCYWFDETQGDLVASCFASCIVDTLSRTIK